The following proteins come from a genomic window of Dreissena polymorpha isolate Duluth1 chromosome 1, UMN_Dpol_1.0, whole genome shotgun sequence:
- the LOC127833514 gene encoding uncharacterized protein LOC127833514: MKDIVVEDLPLPIEDEDGHQEESMSTADSEEPGSLTHDRREPSEEPASLTHDRREPSEEPASLTHESMSTAASEGPASLTHDEMRQPNPQGTGTRKGMKRKWASEENICFMNFFRDELREKIMPSGSKIMGSLKILTGRTVAQIRARVHNIIMKKQKWKKNC; this comes from the exons atgaaggacatagtagtagaag atttacctcttccaattgaagacgaagatggccatcaagaag agtccatgtcaactgctgacagtgaagagccaggcagtctgacccatgataggagggagccaagtgaagagccagccagtctgacccatgataggagggagccaagtgaagagccagccagtctgacccatg agtccatgtcaactgctgccagtgaagggccagccagtctgacccatgatgaaatgaggcagccaaatcctcaag ggacagggacaagaaaaggaatgaaacgaaagtgggccagcgaagagaacatatgtttcatgaacttttttagagatgaattaagagaaaaaataatgccatctggctcaaaaataatggggtccctaaaaatacttaccggaagaacagtggcccagataagggcaagggtccataacattattatgaaaaaacaaaaatggaaaaagaattgttga